The Eleginops maclovinus isolate JMC-PN-2008 ecotype Puerto Natales chromosome 3, JC_Emac_rtc_rv5, whole genome shotgun sequence genome includes a region encoding these proteins:
- the lingo4b gene encoding leucine-rich repeat and immunoglobulin-like domain-containing nogo receptor-interacting protein 4b, with amino-acid sequence MFVESIVRWAAWSIVLQFVLGVSAGGCPPRCVCRPEAKEVICSGKHLNSVPEGFSGDARRLDLSQNKIKTVGRRQFSGLPQLQELDLSDNIISMMEVEAFQGLQNLRTLRIKNNRLKIIPVGVFSGLSSLRFLDLSQNEILVFLDYTFREMVNLQTLEVEENDLVFISQRAFYGLQNLQELNLDRSNLTSVPTEALSQLQSLARLRMLRLTISTLPNNAFRRLHRVRSLIISNWPALDTVASNSLIGLNLTTLVVSSCNLSVVPYSALRHLVYLRYLDLSYNPITVIQGNLLGDLLRLQELHLAGGSLLRIDPGAFRGLAYFRMLNVTSNQLSTLEESVFHSVGNLQVLRLDGNPLACDCRLLWVVRRRLRLNFDGHQPTCSCPDAVRQREFRDFSEKELPRLFTCRPARIMDRRPQEARVEEGTTVLFSCKADGDPFPSITWISSHKNVVSPTGRIRVLPNGTLEVRFAQVQDSGTYQCLAGNAAGNDSLTVGLYVKGLPRNRTIPYFSEEGWDEPLNTQAANSSAQMAKPYPFDAKTLIIATTMGFLSFLSSVAICFVFMFFWSQSKGQIKHTATIDFVPRSSMGGGGEGGDGGRFTMKLI; translated from the coding sequence ATGTTTGTGGAGTCAATCGTGCGATGGGCGGCCTGGAGCATCGTCCTCCAGTTTGTCCTGGGTGTATCTGCAGGAGGCTGTCCCCCACGCTGTGTGTGTCGACCTGAGGCCAAAGAAGTGATCTGCTCTGGCAAACATTTGAACTCAGTGCCAGAGGGCTTTTCCGGCGATGCCAGGCGTTTGGATTTATCCCAGAATAAGATTAAGACCGTTGGGCGCCGCCAGTTCTCCGGCCTCCCGCAGCTTCAAGAGTTGGATCTCAGTGATAACATAATCTCCATGATGGAGGTGGAGGCTTTCCAGGGGCTGCAGAACCTCAGGACGCTTCGGATTAAGAATAACCGACTCAAGATCATCCCTGTCGGGGTGTTTTCTGGCCTTTCCAGTCTGCGCTTCCTGGATTTGAGCCAGAATGAGATTCTCGTCTTCCTGGACTACACCTTCAGAGAAATGGTGAACTTGCAAACGTTGGAAGTCGAAGAGAATGACTTGGTCTTCATCTCCCAGCGGGCTTTTTATGGTCTGCAGAATCTGCAAGAACTCAATTTGGACCGCAGCAACCTGACGTCTGTTCCTACAGAGGCATTGTCCCAGCTCCAGAGCCTGGCACGCCTTCGCATGCTACGCCTTACCATTTCTACACTGCCTAACAACGCTTTCCGACGACTACACCGCGTGCGTAGCCTCATCATTTCAAACTGGCCTGCGTTAGACACGGTGGCGAGCAACAGCCTGATCGGACTGAATTTGACCACGCTTGTCGTCAGCAGCTGCAACCTGAGTGTTGTTCCTTACTCAGCACTCCGTCACCTGGTGTACCTGCGCTACTTGGACTTGTCCTACAACCCCATCACTGTTATCCAGGGTAATCTGCTAGGGGACCTCTTGAGACTCCAGGAGTTACACCTAGCAGGGGGGAGTCTGCTAAGAATAGATCCGGGGGCCTTTAGGGGACTGGCCTACTTCCGCATGCTTAATGTGACGTCCAATCAGCTCAGTACTTTAGAGGAGAGCGTCTTCCACTCTGTGGGCAACCTTCAGGTGTTGCGGTTGGATGGGAATCCCCTAGCATGTGACTGCCGGCTTCTCTGGGTGGTCCGTCGACGATTGCGCCTGAACTTTGACGGACATCAGCCCACTTGTTCGTGTCCTGATGCAGTGAGACAGCGGGAGTTCAGAGACTTCTCCGAGAAGGAACTCCCAAGGCTGTTTACCTGCCGCCCTGCCCGTATCATGGACCGCAGGCCGCAGGAGGCAAGAGTAGAGGAGGGCACTACCGTCCTCTTCTCCTGTAAGGCTGATGGGGATCCGTTCCCGTCCATCACCTGGATCTCATCCCATAAGAATGTGGTTTCTCCAACAGGGCGAATTAGAGTTTTGCCAAATGGGACTCTGGAGGTTCGTTTTGCCCAAGTTCAGGACAGTGGCACATATCAGTGCCTGGCGGGCAATGCGGCCGGCAATGACAGCCTAACTGTAGGCCTGTACGTGAAGGGGCTCCCTCGGAACCGAACCATCCCTTACTTTTCCGAGGAGGGCTGGGATGAGCCTTTGAACACGCAAGCTGCCAACTCCTCAGCTCAAATGGCCAAACCGTACCCATTTGACGCGAAGACCTTGATCATCGCCACCACCATGGGCTTCCTGTCTTTCCTCAGCTCAGTGGCCATCTGTTTTGTCTTCATGTTTTTCTGGAGCCAAAGCAAAGGTCAGATCAAGCACACAGCTACCATTGACTTTGTTCCTCGCTCTTCAATGGGTggtggaggggagggaggagacgGTGGAAGGTTCACCATGAAACTTATTTAA